Proteins from one Bacteroidota bacterium genomic window:
- a CDS encoding alpha/beta hydrolase produces the protein MKKLIVILYFLLITVFSIGPSNEKIVKVSEYIELGGTSQWIMARGTDSSNPILLFLHGGPGFPESPFAYYDSKEIEKHFIVVNWDQRGCGKSACPELPLESINMDQILIDAKELIEYLKVRFGKQKIYLIGHSWGSILGINLIQKYHEDFYAYIGMGQVISMAEGEVASYNYALNRAIDANDTTALEQLKSLGPPPYNNYDQIKTQRAILSKFGGAFKSITYGDIIKIMMASPDYSSEDKKSFMESFMKIQNLLWPDVMKVDFSNTFLRYQIPIYFFLGKYDHGCPFELVEEYFAKIDAPYKEIIWFDNSGHWPNIEEPYQYQKALIEIVTKNNTRSR, from the coding sequence ATGAAGAAACTAATTGTGATTTTATATTTTTTGCTCATTACTGTTTTCAGTATTGGCCCGAGTAATGAGAAGATAGTAAAGGTATCTGAGTATATTGAATTAGGTGGTACAAGCCAATGGATAATGGCCAGAGGAACAGATAGTTCAAATCCGATTCTTCTTTTTCTTCACGGTGGCCCCGGATTCCCTGAATCACCATTTGCCTATTATGATTCAAAAGAAATTGAAAAACATTTTATTGTGGTTAACTGGGACCAGAGGGGGTGTGGAAAATCTGCCTGCCCTGAATTACCGCTGGAATCCATAAATATGGATCAAATTCTTATTGATGCCAAAGAACTAATTGAATATCTGAAAGTCAGATTTGGTAAGCAAAAAATTTATCTGATTGGACATTCCTGGGGAAGCATCCTGGGAATTAACCTCATTCAGAAGTATCATGAAGATTTCTATGCCTATATAGGTATGGGGCAGGTAATCAGCATGGCAGAAGGGGAGGTCGCATCCTACAATTATGCATTAAACAGGGCTATAGATGCTAATGATACAACCGCTTTAGAACAGCTAAAAAGTCTTGGACCACCTCCATACAATAACTATGACCAAATAAAAACTCAAAGGGCTATCCTATCAAAATTCGGAGGAGCATTTAAGAGTATTACCTATGGAGACATAATAAAAATTATGATGGCATCACCAGACTATTCCAGTGAGGATAAAAAATCTTTTATGGAATCCTTCATGAAGATTCAAAATTTACTTTGGCCCGATGTAATGAAGGTAGATTTTTCAAATACATTTCTAAGGTATCAAATTCCGATATACTTCTTTTTGGGAAAGTACGACCATGGGTGTCCATTTGAATTGGTTGAAGAATATTTTGCCAAAATAGATGCTCCCTATAAAGAGATTATATGGTTTGATAACTCCGGTCATTGGCCAAATATCGAGGAACCTTATCAATATCAAAAGGCTTTAATAGAAATAGTTACAAAAAATAATACTCGTTCCAGGTAA
- a CDS encoding nuclear transport factor 2 family protein has translation MKNLITCLLLLLTLPSMVLSQPEKSEIFDFLKEFQDGYNLRDTAKVKEWVYQLMSDDVQIIGTNGVYPNTGEWQKGLKWAEILFANDWNRWGVLNADIENADIQIVSDDVAIVAMFATVTKSIENGYGRSNKANMERCVQRLASLSNDTTKSVEQKLFTAIWDAGMVLKQTELGETFVWPVRISMVLVKKENKWKMVQTHYSYPMAGYPPIRLIGNEIITY, from the coding sequence ATGAAAAATTTAATTACGTGTCTACTTCTTCTTTTAACATTACCTTCTATGGTATTGTCACAACCTGAAAAGTCTGAAATTTTTGATTTTCTTAAGGAATTTCAGGATGGATATAATCTAAGGGATACAGCAAAGGTTAAAGAGTGGGTTTACCAGTTGATGAGTGATGATGTGCAGATTATCGGAACAAATGGAGTATATCCTAATACAGGTGAATGGCAAAAGGGATTAAAATGGGCCGAAATATTATTTGCCAACGACTGGAATCGTTGGGGTGTGTTAAATGCTGATATTGAAAATGCAGATATTCAGATTGTTTCAGATGATGTTGCCATTGTTGCCATGTTTGCTACGGTAACTAAAAGTATTGAGAATGGTTACGGAAGAAGCAATAAAGCAAATATGGAAAGGTGTGTCCAACGATTGGCAAGCCTTAGCAATGATACAACAAAATCCGTAGAACAGAAACTTTTCACTGCCATCTGGGATGCCGGTATGGTTTTAAAACAAACCGAATTGGGTGAAACATTCGTGTGGCCGGTCCGGATATCAATGGTCCTTGTAAAGAAGGAAAACAAATGGAAAATGGTTCAGACACACTACTCTTACCCTATGGCCGGTTATCCTCCGATCAGACTAATTGGCAATGAAATAATTACCTATTAG
- a CDS encoding nuclear transport factor 2 family protein, whose protein sequence is MKTLFLLLILSLQVVILNAQTEEDLVKKVIQSAYVDGLKNFTSLDDIDKGFHPDFEYIAIGTDSSKISKTPIATWREGVRKAKENGTVPNVKSEAKFLMVDITGNAAVAKIELYRDKKLVFTDYFSLLKFKEGWRIVSKTSHRH, encoded by the coding sequence ATGAAAACTTTATTTTTACTTTTAATCCTGTCATTACAGGTTGTGATTCTCAATGCCCAAACCGAAGAAGATTTGGTAAAGAAGGTAATCCAGAGTGCCTATGTTGATGGCCTGAAAAACTTCACTTCTCTTGATGATATCGATAAAGGATTTCATCCTGATTTCGAGTATATTGCCATTGGTACAGACAGCTCGAAAATTTCCAAAACACCAATTGCAACCTGGCGTGAAGGGGTCCGCAAAGCAAAGGAGAACGGAACAGTCCCAAATGTAAAATCCGAAGCAAAATTTTTAATGGTGGATATTACAGGAAATGCTGCCGTAGCCAAAATTGAGCTTTACCGGGATAAAAAACTGGTGTTTACCGACTATTTCAGTTTGTTAAAATTCAAGGAAGGTTGGCGCATTGTAAGTAAAACTTCTCATAGGCACTAA
- a CDS encoding dipeptidase yields the protein MRIILCFIITCLVLLTLGIQTEKTDTLKLDQANIVLPYFIIDGHTHDLVPRNGSDPVQSELSELSKTGVNGVILAFPLNKTNSDKLINQIKRDIEFVHSYAKAKGIEISFVNSFSNNPNDKIFTTVQILPSVEYFDGLFNGSTAMLDDLKQLGIRSTTLVNNRKDIISDDEKNLNKMGINLVKRLNELDIAIDISHLSEFLQIEVIKTSAKPVFASHSNCKAIVTSNRNLSDRVISELTKKGGMVLLTFDKEYLSGNSSQNGIDALIKHIDYLKTKYGEKCIGLGSDFGGSGANAPKELSTIESFIRIAQKLEEIGYSRETINGIMGKNIVDFFSKN from the coding sequence ATGAGGATCATTCTTTGTTTTATAATTACTTGCCTAGTATTGCTGACTTTAGGGATTCAAACCGAGAAAACAGATACCCTGAAATTGGATCAAGCCAATATAGTCCTTCCATATTTTATCATCGATGGCCATACTCACGATCTGGTTCCAAGAAATGGATCAGATCCTGTTCAATCAGAATTATCGGAATTATCAAAAACAGGTGTTAATGGGGTTATTCTTGCATTCCCGCTAAATAAAACAAACTCTGATAAGCTTATCAACCAGATTAAAAGAGATATAGAGTTTGTCCATAGCTATGCAAAAGCTAAAGGTATTGAAATCAGTTTTGTGAATAGTTTCTCTAATAATCCCAACGACAAAATATTCACTACTGTACAGATACTTCCTTCAGTTGAGTACTTCGATGGATTGTTTAATGGTTCAACAGCAATGCTGGATGATCTAAAACAGTTGGGTATAAGATCAACTACCCTTGTAAATAACCGAAAAGATATTATCTCTGATGATGAAAAAAACCTGAATAAGATGGGTATCAACCTTGTAAAACGACTAAACGAACTTGATATTGCTATTGATATAAGCCACTTGTCAGAATTTCTGCAAATTGAAGTTATCAAAACATCTGCAAAGCCTGTTTTTGCATCGCATTCAAACTGCAAAGCAATTGTTACTTCCAACAGGAATTTATCGGATAGAGTTATTTCTGAATTAACTAAAAAGGGAGGAATGGTACTGCTTACATTTGATAAGGAGTACCTGTCAGGAAACAGTTCTCAGAATGGCATTGATGCATTGATTAAGCATATTGATTATTTAAAAACCAAATATGGAGAAAAATGCATTGGCCTGGGCTCCGATTTTGGAGGTTCAGGGGCCAATGCTCCAAAAGAATTATCAACTATTGAATCATTCATCAGAATAGCTCAAAAACTGGAAGAAATTGGATATTCCAGGGAAACAATTAATGGAATAATGGGAAAAAATATTGTCGATTTCTTCTCTAAAAACTGA
- a CDS encoding SMP-30/gluconolactonase/LRE family protein — MKKHFKLQSFVLIIGIILISCLPAIGQIDCNYRENEKKAYNAITVEECKSSLYFCNEVLKVVPNHPVINYLSARLNALLGNDDLALEYLQKATKLGYTTKLRFNKIHHLNDTAFCKIHTTNKFDEIIKTLQKAEKPIHKSQVAFTLSDKKLVTEGITYDPVEKMFYLGSMNKHKIVKVDYSGNIINFTSEGQDGLCEVLGIHVDAARRTLWACSYSENKNEIFKYDLSSGVLINKYSFPQNEIKNTFNDLVIHPDGDVFISNPSDGEVFVIPHSSDKLELFLKSDLIVAPNGITLSEDGRVIYLADYKIGIYKIDIKTKSFSLLSHEPDFYPYGIDGLYFEDNKLYALQIGLNQISKFSLNEDATHIESCEIFERDTPEFISPTTGVIIDDYFYYIIHDGGSSDNPKGVVVMKVPLKQ, encoded by the coding sequence ATGAAAAAACATTTTAAGTTACAAAGCTTTGTTCTGATAATAGGAATAATTCTGATTTCCTGTTTGCCTGCAATTGGACAGATTGATTGTAATTATCGGGAAAATGAAAAAAAAGCATATAACGCAATTACCGTAGAGGAATGTAAATCCTCGTTGTACTTTTGCAACGAGGTGCTAAAAGTTGTTCCCAATCATCCGGTAATAAATTATCTGTCAGCTCGACTAAACGCACTATTGGGGAATGATGATCTTGCTTTGGAGTATTTACAGAAGGCTACAAAACTTGGCTATACTACTAAATTGCGATTTAATAAGATCCATCATTTAAATGATACCGCATTTTGTAAAATCCACACAACAAATAAGTTTGATGAAATAATCAAAACTCTACAAAAGGCGGAGAAACCAATACATAAAAGCCAAGTTGCTTTTACTTTGTCCGATAAGAAACTGGTAACCGAAGGGATTACGTATGATCCAGTCGAAAAGATGTTTTATTTGGGAAGCATGAATAAACACAAAATAGTCAAAGTCGATTATTCTGGGAACATTATTAATTTTACAAGCGAAGGTCAGGACGGATTATGTGAGGTGCTTGGAATTCATGTAGACGCTGCTCGCCGTACTTTATGGGCTTGTTCATATTCGGAGAACAAGAATGAAATATTCAAATATGATCTTTCATCAGGTGTGCTGATTAATAAATATTCATTTCCACAAAATGAAATAAAAAATACATTTAACGATCTTGTCATTCATCCCGATGGTGATGTTTTTATCTCTAATCCATCAGATGGTGAAGTCTTTGTGATTCCCCATTCTTCGGATAAACTGGAATTGTTCTTGAAAAGTGATTTAATTGTAGCCCCCAATGGAATTACCTTATCTGAAGATGGACGGGTGATCTATTTGGCAGATTACAAAATAGGGATATATAAAATAGATATTAAAACTAAATCATTCTCTCTTTTATCTCATGAACCGGATTTTTATCCTTACGGAATCGACGGTTTATATTTTGAAGACAACAAACTTTACGCGTTACAAATAGGGCTGAATCAGATCAGTAAATTTTCTCTTAACGAGGACGCAACCCATATCGAGTCTTGCGAAATATTTGAGAGAGATACACCGGAATTTATATCACCCACAACCGGAGTAATTATAGATGATTATTTCTATTACATTATTCATGACGGAGGAAGTAGTGATAACCCGAAAGGAGTAGTTGTTATGAAAGTTCCGCTGAAACAATAA
- a CDS encoding MBL fold metallo-hydrolase yields the protein MKNTILAICLIPLKLILSQPEQTETYGYELIGENLYKIEVENTSIIASIGPDGVLLSDVGRERSAIKLMSTIKEIGGDKVNIIINTHWHNDHTGGNKYFGKEAVLIAHNNVRNALSEEKHLKFWNEDHPAYPEYALPEITFTDRITLHFNGEDIEVIHLPNGHTNGDAMVYFSKSNILHVGDCIFSNGFPAIGFEMGGSVKGFAGNLNTIVSTMPPDVRIIVGHGPDYRIEDVKAYEKMIRSSLNLVHDAMNKGMSVKDIQQAGLLNRWEKYSNGFFSLNEWINMIYQSLVFQLERNSDNTKQFSEMRDSYLGQKPPGMTPEIFAPGIISTIAHEHSSPAFAPDGTEVFYSVFYPGVTTEVIMRRKFEKGKWSEPEVAPFSGCYRDGGPVFAHDGSKLYFYSTRPINEGEKPGQMDIWCVEKEKGEWGKPQHLGYNVNTNEKEMTLSVAKNGNIYFTVINSERGHSLYLAEFMNGNYLKAKTCGNFLGDNYNEWCPFISPDESYLILAAYKKDGEENNDLYVVFKMEDGSWSKAINLGETINTNHQEQFPQISYDGKYLFFTSNRFRTGPRNIDSYFYENQLTYSEIMKISRLPGNGRGDIYWVDTKIIDDLRKEALKDDK from the coding sequence AAGAAGTGCAATAAAATTAATGTCGACCATTAAAGAGATAGGTGGCGATAAAGTAAACATAATCATTAATACACATTGGCATAATGATCACACGGGTGGCAATAAATATTTTGGGAAAGAAGCAGTGCTTATTGCCCATAACAATGTGAGAAATGCTTTATCGGAAGAGAAGCATCTGAAATTTTGGAATGAAGATCATCCAGCATATCCAGAATACGCTTTGCCCGAAATTACTTTTACGGATCGTATAACTTTACATTTTAATGGTGAAGATATTGAAGTCATTCATCTTCCTAATGGTCATACAAATGGGGATGCCATGGTTTATTTTTCTAAATCAAATATTTTGCATGTTGGCGATTGTATTTTCTCGAATGGTTTTCCTGCCATAGGTTTTGAGATGGGAGGCAGTGTTAAAGGATTTGCAGGCAATTTAAATACCATAGTTAGTACTATGCCACCTGACGTGAGAATAATTGTAGGTCATGGCCCTGACTATAGAATAGAGGATGTAAAAGCATATGAAAAGATGATACGATCATCGTTAAATCTTGTTCATGATGCCATGAACAAAGGAATGAGTGTTAAAGATATACAGCAAGCAGGTCTTTTGAATAGGTGGGAAAAATACAGCAACGGCTTTTTTTCGCTTAATGAATGGATCAATATGATTTACCAAAGCCTGGTTTTTCAGCTTGAGCGAAACTCAGATAACACGAAGCAATTTTCAGAAATGAGAGATTCATACCTTGGCCAGAAACCACCGGGAATGACTCCTGAAATTTTTGCACCGGGAATAATTTCAACTATAGCTCACGAACACAGTTCTCCGGCTTTTGCACCAGATGGGACCGAAGTGTTTTATTCGGTATTTTATCCGGGTGTAACGACAGAAGTGATTATGCGACGAAAGTTCGAAAAAGGTAAATGGTCTGAACCTGAAGTTGCACCTTTTTCAGGATGTTACAGGGACGGCGGACCAGTATTTGCTCATGACGGTTCTAAATTATATTTTTATTCGACAAGACCGATTAATGAAGGTGAAAAGCCAGGGCAGATGGATATTTGGTGTGTTGAAAAAGAAAAAGGGGAATGGGGCAAACCGCAGCATTTAGGATATAATGTAAATACAAATGAGAAAGAAATGACCTTGTCGGTAGCAAAAAACGGGAATATCTATTTTACAGTTATTAATTCGGAAAGAGGACATTCACTTTATTTGGCTGAATTTATGAATGGAAATTATTTAAAGGCAAAGACTTGTGGGAATTTTCTTGGGGATAATTATAATGAATGGTGCCCGTTTATTTCACCGGATGAAAGCTATCTTATTTTAGCAGCTTATAAAAAAGATGGTGAAGAAAACAATGATTTATATGTCGTATTTAAAATGGAAGATGGCAGTTGGAGTAAAGCGATAAATCTTGGGGAAACGATAAATACAAATCATCAAGAACAATTTCCTCAAATTAGCTATGATGGAAAATACCTTTTTTTTACAAGCAATAGATTTAGAACCGGCCCACGAAACATTGATAGTTATTTTTACGAAAATCAACTTACTTATTCGGAAATTATGAAAATTTCAAGATTGCCCGGAAATGGCAGAGGTGATATTTACTGGGTGGATACAAAAATAATCGACGACCTCCGCAAAGAAGCATTGAAAGATGATAAATAA